From a single Ooceraea biroi isolate clonal line C1 chromosome 12, Obir_v5.4, whole genome shotgun sequence genomic region:
- the LOC105287999 gene encoding putative nuclease HARBI1 — protein MSQSAVSGAIHEIIDAINIIMPDWINFPRQLNEIEALQQQYWINTNFPGIIGAIDGTHIAIWPPGRNREHFYINRKLYHSLNVMIVTTRVDKLTTFSTTQEQQRGRSSFLFPSGCLCHVRGSENVANLVSELT, from the exons ATGTCTCAATCTGCAGTTAGTGGTGCAATACATGAAATTATAGATGctatcaatattataatgcCAGACTGGATAAACTTTCCTAGACAACTCAATGAAATTGAAGCCCTTCAGCAACA GTATTGGATTAATACTAATTTTCCAGGTATCATAGGAGCTATTGATGGCACACATATAGCGATTTGGCCACCTGGAAGAAATagagaacatttttatattaatagaaaattatatcattCTTTGAATGTCATGatt GTGACGACAAGAGTGGATAAATTAACTACTTTTAGcactacccaggaacaacaaCGTGGACGTAGTAGTTtcctgttcccttcggggtgcttgtgtcacgtccggggaagtgagaacgTTGCTAACCTGGTTTCTGAGCTAACCTAG
- the LOC113563049 gene encoding histone-lysine N-methyltransferase SETMAR-like, with product MIEVDPTLTVREVAERLNVHHSTVVRHLRRLGKVKKLDKWIPHELTERDKIRRLETCISLLSRHNNDGILHRIVTCDEKWILYDNRRRSAQWLNVNEPPKRMPKPNLHPKKIMVSIWWSSKGIVHYSFNKQGEAINADKYCQEIDVMYANLCAQQPALVNRHGVLLLHDNARSHVAKKTIKKLFELNIEVLPHPPYSPDISPTDYHLFKHLDGFLTGKVFQEEKRVKDAFYEFIGSRSSDFFKHGIDTLVSRWNKCIEIDGDYFD from the coding sequence ATGATCGAAGTGGATCCGACATTAACAGTTCGAGAGGTTGCAGAAAGGCTCAATGTTCATCACTCAACTGTCGTCAGACATTTACGAAGGCTGGGAAAAGTGAAGAAGTTGGATAAATGGATTCCCCATGAATTGACGGAGAGAGACAAAATAAGACGTTTAGAAACCTgcatttctttgctttcccggcATAATAATGATGGAATATTGCACAGAATTGTGACgtgcgatgaaaaatggatattaTATGATAACCGTCGACGATCTGCACAGTGGCTGAATGTGAATGAGCCTCCAAAACGTATGCCAAAGCCGAACCTTCATCCCAAAAAGATTATGGTTTCAATATGGTGGTCAAGTAAGGGAATCgtgcattattcatttaacaaACAAGGTGAGGCTATAAACGCTGATAAATACTGTCAGGAAATTGACGTTATGTATGCAAATCTGTGCGCTCAACAGCCGGCATTGGTCAATAGACATGGTGTATTGTTACTTCACGATAATGCTAGGTCACACGTTGCAAAAAAgaccataaaaaaattattcgagTTAAACATCGAAGTTCTCCCTCATCCTCCTTATTCTCCAGATATTTCACCGACTGATTATCATTTGTTCAAACATTTGGATGGGTTTCTAACTGGAAAAGTTTTCCAAGAAGAAAAGCGTGTAAAAGATGCATTCTATGAGTTCATCGGCTCTCGTTCttcagatttttttaaacatggTATTGATACACTTGTATCACGTTGGAACAAATGCATTGAAATAGATGGAGActattttgattaa